In a single window of the Nodularia spumigena CCY9414 genome:
- a CDS encoding glycosyltransferase family 4 protein: MKILVLSWEFPPRIVGGISRHVAELYPELVKLGHEIHLITSEFGQASMYELVEGINVHRVPVAHSNDFFHWIGNLNQSMGDHGGKLILEEGPFDLIHAHDWLVGDAAIALKHNFKIPLIATIHATEYGRHNGIHTAIQSYIHHKEHLLAHNAWRIIVCTEYMQREITQALHSPGDKIDVIYNGIRPEKKQHDEGFHAREFRRQFAADHEKIVYYVGRITYEKGISVLINAAPQVLNSMAGDVKFVIIGGGNTDNFQHQAWNLGIWQKCYFTGFISDKYLDKFQTIADCAVFPSLYEPFGIVALESFASRVPVVVSDTGGFPEVVQHTKTGIVTRANNPDSLAWGILEVLQHPGYRQWLIDNAYKDLAQRFNWTKLAKQTETVYHRVVQERSQIVWL; encoded by the coding sequence ATGAAGATATTGGTGCTGAGTTGGGAGTTTCCGCCGAGAATAGTTGGGGGAATTTCCCGTCATGTAGCGGAGTTATACCCGGAACTGGTGAAGCTAGGACATGAAATTCATCTGATTACTTCAGAGTTTGGTCAAGCATCAATGTATGAACTAGTTGAGGGCATCAACGTCCATCGAGTCCCAGTGGCACATAGTAACGACTTTTTCCACTGGATAGGCAATCTGAACCAGAGTATGGGAGATCACGGTGGGAAGTTGATTCTGGAGGAAGGACCGTTTGATTTAATTCATGCCCATGATTGGTTGGTAGGGGATGCGGCGATCGCCTTAAAGCATAACTTTAAAATACCCCTCATTGCTACCATCCACGCCACTGAATACGGGCGGCACAATGGTATTCACACTGCTATTCAAAGTTATATTCATCACAAAGAACATTTACTAGCTCATAACGCTTGGCGAATTATCGTTTGTACAGAGTATATGCAGCGAGAAATCACACAAGCATTACACAGTCCTGGGGACAAAATAGATGTGATTTATAACGGTATTCGACCAGAAAAGAAACAGCACGACGAAGGCTTTCATGCTCGCGAGTTTCGCCGCCAATTTGCCGCAGACCATGAAAAAATTGTTTATTATGTCGGTCGCATAACTTATGAGAAAGGTATATCTGTATTAATTAATGCTGCTCCTCAAGTGCTGAACTCAATGGCAGGAGATGTAAAATTTGTCATTATCGGTGGGGGAAATACTGACAATTTCCAGCATCAAGCCTGGAATTTAGGAATTTGGCAAAAGTGTTATTTTACAGGATTTATCTCTGATAAATACTTAGATAAATTCCAAACCATCGCTGACTGTGCCGTATTTCCCAGTCTTTACGAACCCTTTGGTATTGTCGCTTTAGAAAGTTTTGCCTCTCGCGTTCCCGTTGTCGTATCCGATACAGGTGGTTTTCCCGAAGTAGTACAACATACCAAAACAGGCATTGTGACGCGGGCAAACAATCCCGATTCTCTGGCTTGGGGAATTTTAGAAGTTTTGCAACATCCTGGTTATCGGCAATGGTTGATTGATAATGCTTACAAGGATTTAGCGCAACGCTTCAACTGGACAAAATTAGCCAAGCAAACAGAAACAGTTTATCACCGAGTCGTGCAAGAGCGATCGCAAATTGTTTGGCTTTAA
- the lepA gene encoding translation elongation factor 4: MTDVPADRIRNFCIIAHIDHGKSTLADRLLQATGTVDERKMKEQFLDNMDLERERGITIKLQAARMNYQAKDGQEYVLNLIDTPGHVDFSYEVSRSLVACEGALLVVDASQGVEAQTLANLYLALEHDLEIIPVLNKIDLPGAEPDRVIAEIEEIIGLDCSGAILASAKEGIGINEILAAVVERIPPPKDTLDAPLRALIFDSYYDSYRGVIVYFRVMDGTIKKGDRVYLMASEKEYVIDELGVLSPTEIQVEELHAGEVGYFAAAIKAVADARVGDTITLTKAKAAEPLAGYTEAKPMVFCGMFPIDADQFEDLREALGKLELNDAALKYEPETSSAMGFGFRCGFLGLLHMEIVQERLEREYNLDLIITAPSVVYRVVTIGGEELYIDNPSRLPSPNEREKIEEPYVQVEMITPETYVGSLMELSQSRRGVFKDMKYLAQGRTTLTYDLPLAEVVTDFFDQMKSRSRGYASMEYHLIGYRENPLVKLDIMINGDPVDSLAMIVHRDKAYNMGRSMAEKLKELIPRHQFKVPIQASIGSKVIASEHIPALRKDVLAKCYGGDISRKKKLLQKQAKGKKRMKSVGTVDVPQEAFMAVLRLDQS; this comes from the coding sequence ATGACTGACGTTCCCGCAGATCGCATTCGCAATTTTTGTATTATTGCTCACATTGACCACGGGAAATCTACCCTCGCGGATCGCTTACTACAAGCTACTGGTACTGTAGATGAGCGCAAAATGAAGGAACAGTTCCTCGATAACATGGATCTTGAACGGGAGCGCGGCATTACAATTAAGCTGCAAGCTGCCCGGATGAATTACCAGGCCAAGGATGGTCAGGAGTATGTATTGAATTTAATTGATACTCCCGGTCATGTGGATTTTTCTTATGAGGTGTCCCGGAGCCTTGTGGCTTGTGAAGGAGCGCTGTTAGTAGTAGATGCTTCTCAAGGTGTAGAGGCGCAAACTTTAGCCAATCTGTATTTGGCTTTAGAACATGACTTAGAAATTATTCCGGTTTTAAACAAAATCGATTTGCCTGGGGCAGAACCAGACCGGGTAATTGCCGAAATCGAAGAAATTATTGGTTTAGATTGTAGTGGTGCGATTCTGGCTTCTGCTAAAGAGGGCATTGGCATTAATGAAATTTTGGCAGCAGTGGTAGAGCGCATACCACCACCAAAAGATACGCTAGATGCACCCTTAAGGGCATTGATTTTTGATAGCTATTATGATAGTTACCGAGGAGTGATTGTTTATTTCCGAGTGATGGATGGCACAATCAAAAAAGGCGATCGCGTTTATTTGATGGCATCTGAGAAAGAATATGTCATTGACGAGTTAGGCGTGCTTTCTCCTACAGAAATCCAAGTTGAAGAACTCCACGCTGGGGAAGTAGGCTATTTTGCCGCCGCCATTAAAGCTGTAGCCGATGCGCGAGTGGGAGACACCATTACCTTAACGAAAGCTAAAGCCGCAGAACCCTTAGCTGGTTACACAGAAGCTAAACCAATGGTATTTTGTGGAATGTTCCCCATTGATGCTGACCAGTTTGAAGACTTACGGGAAGCTTTAGGCAAGCTGGAACTCAACGATGCGGCGCTCAAATACGAACCAGAAACTTCTAGCGCTATGGGCTTTGGCTTTCGTTGTGGGTTCTTGGGGTTACTGCACATGGAAATTGTCCAGGAACGTTTAGAACGAGAGTATAACCTAGATTTAATTATTACAGCACCTTCAGTAGTTTACCGGGTAGTGACGATTGGGGGTGAAGAACTATATATAGACAATCCCAGTCGCTTACCCTCTCCCAATGAACGGGAAAAAATTGAGGAACCCTATGTTCAAGTAGAAATGATTACGCCAGAAACCTACGTTGGTAGCTTGATGGAGTTGTCGCAAAGTCGGCGAGGCGTTTTCAAAGATATGAAATATCTCGCCCAAGGACGTACCACCCTAACTTATGATTTACCTTTGGCGGAAGTCGTCACCGACTTTTTTGACCAGATGAAGTCGCGATCGCGCGGTTATGCCAGTATGGAATATCATCTCATTGGCTACCGGGAAAATCCCTTGGTGAAGCTGGATATTATGATTAACGGTGATCCCGTTGATTCCTTAGCGATGATTGTTCACCGAGATAAAGCCTATAACATGGGACGCTCCATGGCCGAAAAACTCAAAGAACTAATTCCGCGCCATCAATTTAAAGTCCCAATTCAGGCATCAATTGGCAGTAAAGTCATTGCCAGTGAACACATCCCAGCTTTGCGGAAAGACGTACTAGCTAAGTGCTACGGTGGCGACATCAGCCGGAAAAAGAAACTATTGCAGAAACAAGCCAAAGGTAAAAAGCGGATGAAATCTGTGGGAACAGTGGATGTACCCCAGGAAGCTTTTATGGCTGTGCTGCGCTTAGATCAAAGTTAA
- a CDS encoding sensor histidine kinase, with amino-acid sequence MTITANSQLPNLFPHNLEYSTNKTDGSLPTLGSELVYTQDGAGRYLTFYWQHSELLGLNPKQIVNECHEQAVFVPVDNGAYLERLHRILNSLVPEKFQCWFSYDQELLELELVICPMMPPLGTVATTVLVMGRLLQARLKKPELKTTPPEFTQVELALRLLRNTGRTQPYQKLVNKITRNIRRTLDLDVIWQQTVDSLGKALRLERCIICPYQASSSRVRVIAEYHHPERASMLGLEIDVTSEPAFAQALATLEPIVMEVPGYNLCPQQKILVVATCYQDQANALIAISLRDEFDPLTDVELELAKEFADQLGTAIAHATLYKELEAARQKAEEASRLKSEFLANVSHEIRTPLNGMIGFLKLILEGMADDPEEQHQFTSEAHHLSIHLLNIINDILDIAKIEAGKMELVCSPVKLNELFEDVENFLRPQAESRNLSFRMHMLPTSDEIIVQGNYQRLLQVMLNLANNAIKFTQEGGITVSADLVLKQVEFQKQQFPGMVRVRVADTGIGVSLDKQDKLFQLFSQVDGSRTRQYGGTGLGLAISQKLIEAMGGEVHFYSLGEGLGSTVTFTVPLYQKPVLVSSHDSH; translated from the coding sequence ATGACTATTACTGCTAACTCCCAATTGCCGAACTTATTTCCCCATAATCTGGAATATTCCACTAATAAAACCGATGGCTCCTTGCCAACGCTAGGTTCTGAGTTGGTGTATACGCAAGATGGAGCAGGACGCTACCTGACATTTTATTGGCAGCATAGCGAACTGTTGGGGTTAAACCCGAAGCAAATAGTTAATGAATGCCATGAGCAGGCGGTTTTTGTCCCTGTAGACAATGGTGCTTATTTGGAACGGTTGCATCGGATTTTAAATAGTTTGGTACCGGAGAAGTTTCAATGCTGGTTTAGCTACGACCAAGAATTGTTGGAGTTGGAGTTGGTAATTTGTCCGATGATGCCACCATTGGGAACCGTCGCTACTACAGTTTTAGTAATGGGGCGGTTATTGCAAGCTAGGCTCAAAAAACCAGAACTCAAGACGACACCACCAGAATTCACGCAGGTAGAATTGGCTTTACGTTTACTGCGGAATACCGGGCGAACGCAGCCATACCAGAAACTGGTAAATAAAATTACCAGAAATATTCGGCGGACATTGGATTTAGATGTTATCTGGCAACAAACAGTTGACAGTTTGGGAAAAGCACTACGGTTAGAGCGTTGCATTATCTGTCCTTACCAGGCCTCTAGTTCTAGAGTCCGGGTGATAGCAGAATATCACCACCCAGAGCGAGCTTCCATGCTTGGCTTAGAAATAGATGTCACTTCTGAGCCAGCCTTTGCTCAGGCTTTGGCAACCCTAGAACCCATTGTGATGGAGGTGCCGGGGTATAATCTGTGTCCCCAGCAGAAAATCTTAGTGGTGGCTACCTGCTATCAAGACCAAGCCAACGCCCTCATTGCTATCAGTCTCAGAGATGAATTTGACCCGTTGACAGATGTAGAACTAGAACTAGCAAAAGAGTTTGCCGATCAGTTGGGAACAGCGATCGCTCATGCTACTTTATACAAAGAACTAGAAGCAGCTCGTCAAAAAGCCGAAGAAGCCTCCCGCCTCAAAAGCGAATTTCTGGCTAATGTATCCCATGAAATTCGCACTCCTCTCAACGGCATGATCGGATTTTTGAAGTTAATTTTGGAAGGTATGGCAGATGATCCTGAAGAACAACATCAGTTCACATCAGAAGCCCATCATCTATCAATACATCTGCTCAATATTATCAACGATATCTTAGATATAGCCAAAATCGAAGCCGGCAAAATGGAGTTAGTTTGCTCTCCTGTCAAACTAAATGAGCTATTTGAAGATGTCGAAAATTTTCTGCGTCCCCAAGCCGAGTCCAGAAACCTCAGCTTTCGGATGCATATGCTTCCCACCTCCGATGAAATTATTGTCCAAGGTAATTACCAACGGCTGCTACAAGTCATGCTCAACTTGGCAAATAATGCCATCAAATTCACCCAAGAAGGCGGCATCACCGTCAGCGCTGATTTAGTCTTGAAGCAGGTGGAATTTCAAAAGCAGCAATTCCCAGGAATGGTGAGGGTAAGAGTAGCCGACACAGGTATTGGTGTTTCCCTGGATAAACAAGACAAACTCTTTCAATTATTCTCTCAGGTGGATGGTTCCCGGACTCGGCAGTACGGCGGTACAGGTTTGGGACTGGCCATATCCCAGAAGCTGATAGAGGCTATGGGCGGTGAAGTCCATTTTTACAGTCTTGGCGAAGGACTTGGTTCCACAGTCACATTCACAGTCCCTCTGTATCAAAAACCAGTTTTAGTTTCTTCTCACGATAGCCATTGA
- a CDS encoding NifU family protein codes for MELTTENVETVLDEMRPYLMSDGGNVELVELDGPIVKLRLQGACGSCPSSAMTLRMGIERRLKEMIPEIAEIEQVI; via the coding sequence ATGGAACTGACAACTGAAAACGTCGAAACAGTCTTAGATGAAATGCGCCCTTACTTGATGTCTGATGGCGGTAACGTGGAATTGGTAGAACTTGATGGGCCAATTGTGAAACTGCGGTTACAAGGTGCTTGTGGTTCTTGCCCTAGTTCCGCAATGACTTTGAGAATGGGTATTGAACGTCGCCTGAAGGAAATGATTCCCGAAATCGCCGAAATTGAGCAAGTAATCTAG
- a CDS encoding glycoside hydrolase: MSHPLHIAFIWHQHQPLYKSPKSGVALSTSQHYHLPWVRLHGTKDYLDLILILEKYPKLHQTVNLVPSLILQLEDYIAGTAFDPYLTASLTPDAQITQQQREFIIQHFFDANHHTLIDPHPRYAELYYQRQEKGEAWCLANWQLPDYSDLLAWHNLAWIDPLFWDDPEIAAWLKQGRNFTLSDRQRIYSKQRDILGRIIPQHRKMQATGQLEVTTTPYTHPILPLLADTNSGQIAVPSMTLPHQRFKWVEDIPRHLRKAWELYTERFGQEPRGLWPSEQSVSPEILPYIIKQGFQWICSDEAVLGWSLKHFFHRDGAGNVEKPELLYRPYRLETPAGDLSIVFRDHRLSDLIGFTYGAMPPKQAAADLVGHLQAIAKMQRESDSEQPWLVTIALDGENCWEYYPQDGKPFLEALYHNLSNEPHLKLVTVSEFLQEFPATATIPGGQLHSGSWVDGSFTTWIGDPAKNRAWDYLTHARETLAKHPEATEESNPAAWESLYAAEGSDWFWWFGEGHSSNQDAIFDQLFREHLLGIYQALNEPAPSYLREPLEVHEARTDHKPEGFIHPVINGKGDEQDWDKAGRIEIGGARGTMHNSSVIQRLWYGVDHLNFYVRVDFKNGIVPGRDLPQELNLLWFYPDRTMHNSPISIADVPDIAPLNYHYHHHLEINLLTQSIQFQEAGEDYQWCPRCSRAQVAFNNCLEIAVPWADLQISPDYPLRLVLVLADEARFRDYLPENGLIPIEMP, encoded by the coding sequence ATGTCTCATCCATTACACATCGCTTTTATCTGGCATCAACACCAGCCTCTGTACAAGTCCCCTAAAAGCGGTGTTGCGCTTTCTACCAGTCAGCATTACCACTTACCTTGGGTACGATTGCATGGAACCAAGGATTATTTAGATTTAATATTAATTCTGGAAAAGTATCCCAAGTTACACCAGACAGTAAATTTAGTCCCATCCCTGATATTACAACTGGAAGATTATATTGCAGGCACTGCGTTTGACCCGTATCTTACGGCTAGTTTGACACCAGATGCCCAAATAACTCAGCAGCAACGAGAATTTATTATCCAACACTTTTTTGATGCTAATCACCATACTCTAATTGACCCTCATCCCCGTTATGCCGAGTTATATTACCAAAGACAGGAAAAAGGTGAAGCTTGGTGTTTGGCTAATTGGCAATTGCCAGATTACAGCGATTTGCTGGCGTGGCATAATTTGGCATGGATTGATCCTTTATTTTGGGATGACCCGGAAATTGCCGCTTGGTTAAAACAAGGTCGTAATTTTACTTTAAGCGATCGCCAGCGCATATATTCCAAACAGCGCGACATTCTGGGTCGCATTATCCCCCAACACCGGAAAATGCAAGCCACAGGGCAGCTAGAAGTCACCACAACGCCCTACACTCACCCCATTTTGCCCTTACTAGCTGATACCAACTCCGGGCAAATAGCAGTGCCTTCTATGACACTACCGCACCAACGGTTTAAGTGGGTAGAAGACATTCCCCGCCACTTGCGTAAAGCTTGGGAATTATATACAGAACGTTTTGGACAAGAACCACGGGGTTTATGGCCTTCAGAACAATCAGTCAGCCCGGAAATTCTGCCCTATATTATTAAACAAGGATTTCAGTGGATTTGCTCAGATGAAGCGGTTTTGGGGTGGTCTTTGAAACACTTCTTTCATCGGGATGGGGCAGGGAACGTTGAGAAACCAGAATTATTATATAGACCCTATCGCTTAGAAACTCCCGCCGGTGATTTATCTATTGTCTTTCGTGACCACAGATTATCAGATTTGATTGGCTTTACCTACGGTGCAATGCCACCAAAACAGGCTGCTGCTGACTTGGTGGGACATCTACAGGCGATCGCTAAAATGCAAAGAGAAAGCGACAGCGAACAACCTTGGCTAGTCACCATTGCCTTAGACGGGGAAAACTGCTGGGAGTATTATCCCCAAGATGGAAAACCGTTTTTAGAAGCATTATATCACAATTTAAGCAACGAACCCCATCTCAAACTCGTCACCGTCTCCGAATTTCTCCAAGAATTTCCCGCCACTGCAACCATACCCGGAGGACAGCTACATAGTGGTTCTTGGGTAGATGGTAGCTTCACCACCTGGATAGGCGACCCCGCCAAAAATCGCGCCTGGGACTACCTCACCCACGCCAGGGAAACACTCGCAAAACATCCCGAAGCCACCGAAGAAAGCAACCCAGCCGCATGGGAATCTTTATACGCCGCCGAAGGTTCCGATTGGTTCTGGTGGTTTGGTGAAGGACATTCTTCCAATCAAGATGCCATTTTCGACCAATTATTTCGGGAACACCTGTTAGGAATTTACCAAGCCTTAAATGAACCCGCACCATCTTATCTCAGGGAACCACTAGAGGTTCATGAAGCACGAACTGACCACAAGCCCGAAGGGTTCATTCATCCCGTCATTAATGGTAAGGGTGATGAACAGGACTGGGACAAAGCTGGACGCATAGAAATTGGCGGGGCGCGGGGAACCATGCACAATAGCAGCGTTATTCAGCGACTTTGGTATGGGGTAGATCACCTAAATTTCTATGTGCGGGTGGACTTTAAAAATGGTATTGTCCCAGGACGGGATTTACCCCAAGAGTTGAATTTATTGTGGTTCTATCCTGATAGGACAATGCACAATAGCCCCATTTCCATCGCAGATGTGCCAGATATCGCGCCACTTAATTACCATTACCACCACCATCTGGAAATTAATTTACTCACCCAATCAATCCAGTTTCAGGAAGCTGGAGAAGATTATCAATGGTGTCCTCGTTGTAGTCGCGCCCAAGTTGCTTTCAATAATTGTTTAGAAATTGCAGTCCCCTGGGCTGATTTGCAAATTTCACCAGATTATCCCCTGCGTCTGGTGTTAGTGCTGGCGGATGAAGCACGTTTTCGCGACTATTTGCCAGAAAATGGTTTAATTCCCATTGAAATGCCTTAA
- a CDS encoding HlyD family efflux transporter periplasmic adaptor subunit — translation MTLLNGNSNGHNGNGKPKNGVKSNPGVLTPLTKDANQPFGNANYTNFEQSVVLRQSPIWSRTIMLTLIGLACFGIIWAYFAKIEQVVPATGQLKPEGTVKEVQSPVNGVVKTVHIKDGEKVKPGDLLLTFETVATVAELDALKKIRTALTEENQIYRRLMETSYTTASEVGFSRGKLPVNAEFLLKSRTALIKENELLRAELSNLNTVAGLGVDEQKRLQFAQREFDSRSAGRQLEVEKTKKELAQIQVRKNNTKSSLAIQQGILDKIKTLAEEGGISQLQYLNQQQQVQTLQAEIAQLDEEQQRLQFAIEQGQQEHKNTVAASGKNVLEKIADNKKRIAEIDSQFMKIVLNNEQTLADLNSKISQAQLNFEYQELHAPVAGTIFDLKAKNPGFVANASQEVLQIVPEDKYIAEVFITNKDIGFVREGMQVDVRIDSFPFSQFGDIKGQVMSIGSDALPPDETYKFYRFPATISLDKQYLDVQGRNISLQSGMSIVANIKVREERTVMSLFTEMFTKQVESLKEVR, via the coding sequence ATGACTCTACTTAATGGAAATAGCAACGGTCATAATGGCAACGGTAAGCCAAAAAACGGTGTTAAGTCAAATCCGGGGGTACTCACACCTCTAACGAAGGATGCTAATCAGCCTTTTGGAAATGCCAACTATACTAATTTTGAACAATCAGTTGTGTTACGCCAATCTCCCATTTGGTCACGTACAATTATGCTCACCTTAATCGGGTTAGCTTGTTTCGGAATTATTTGGGCTTATTTCGCCAAAATCGAGCAAGTAGTACCTGCTACAGGTCAACTTAAGCCAGAAGGGACAGTCAAAGAAGTTCAATCTCCTGTGAATGGAGTAGTCAAAACGGTTCATATTAAAGATGGAGAAAAAGTCAAGCCAGGAGACTTGTTGCTAACTTTTGAGACTGTTGCTACCGTTGCTGAATTGGATGCTTTAAAAAAGATTCGCACGGCGTTAACTGAAGAAAACCAAATTTATCGTCGGTTAATGGAAACTAGTTATACTACAGCATCTGAAGTAGGATTTTCCAGGGGTAAATTACCAGTAAATGCCGAATTTCTCTTGAAAAGTAGGACAGCTTTAATTAAAGAAAATGAATTGTTACGTGCCGAATTAAGCAACTTAAATACAGTTGCAGGTTTAGGAGTTGATGAACAAAAACGTCTCCAATTTGCTCAAAGAGAATTTGATTCTCGTTCTGCTGGAAGACAGTTAGAAGTAGAGAAAACGAAGAAAGAACTTGCTCAAATACAAGTGAGAAAGAATAATACTAAATCTAGTTTAGCTATTCAACAGGGTATTTTAGATAAAATTAAAACCCTCGCAGAAGAAGGTGGTATTTCTCAGCTTCAGTATCTCAATCAGCAACAACAAGTCCAAACCCTCCAAGCCGAAATTGCACAATTAGATGAGGAACAGCAACGTCTACAGTTTGCAATTGAGCAAGGACAGCAGGAACATAAAAATACTGTGGCGGCTTCTGGGAAAAATGTTTTAGAAAAAATAGCTGATAACAAAAAACGTATTGCCGAAATTGATAGCCAATTCATGAAAATTGTGCTAAACAACGAACAAACATTGGCAGATTTAAATAGTAAGATTTCTCAAGCTCAGTTAAACTTTGAATATCAAGAACTTCACGCTCCTGTAGCTGGAACAATTTTTGATTTAAAAGCAAAAAACCCCGGATTTGTAGCCAATGCTAGCCAAGAAGTCCTGCAAATTGTGCCTGAAGATAAATATATTGCTGAAGTTTTTATCACCAATAAAGATATTGGTTTTGTGCGGGAAGGAATGCAGGTTGATGTAAGAATTGACTCTTTTCCTTTCAGCCAGTTTGGGGATATTAAAGGACAAGTCATGAGCATAGGTTCAGATGCATTACCACCAGATGAAACATATAAATTTTATAGATTTCCCGCAACAATTAGTTTGGATAAACAATATTTAGATGTTCAGGGTAGAAATATCTCCTTACAATCAGGAATGTCTATTGTTGCCAATATTAAGGTACGTGAAGAACGTACAGTTATGAGTCTATTTACGGAAATGTTTACTAAACAAGTTGAGAGTTTGAAAGAGGTACGTTAA